The nucleotide sequence TTCATTTGCTTCACGTAGGAACATTTTGCACCATAAAACAAAGTTCAGAGCTCTTCCTGAAGTAAATACATGTTTATGCTTCCAAATGTAAGTCATCAACCATGAATGTGGGGCTTATTTAAGATAACTACGAGGGAAGAAACAGGgcgagaagaagatgaaaaaggcAGAAAATGATAGAAGGAGATGTTAGTGGAAGGTCGAAGCTGAAGTCAGAACATCTTGTAGCAGGTAGTGATCTTTGTTTGATTCAGTTCCCTGTGTCAcctgaaaagaaaaaagaagatgaatattTATTTGGCTATGCATTTCATTTACCAGATGGTTAGTAAAGCAAAAATAATGACTTGAAGATTGCTTACCAAGATCCCTTGTTGACCCGCACCTGAAACATTCTGCCCTGCTAGCATAGTTGTGCACTCCACACCCATATCTGCTCATATCCAACATCTCCTTGTATTAGAtaagaaatggaaatggaaattcATGTTATCAGAATGCACTAGGATTAAtgaaactaaatttttattatcttgaTCACTGCTATTTTACAAATTTGGATTCAACAGTCCAGTCTAGTACACCAGAAATATTATGTTCTGAAATTCATGTTATCTGAATGCAATAGGGATTAATGCAGCCATACTTTTATTGAGATCACTATTTATTTCCAAACttgaatttttgagtttttttttttatttggtctAGCACACTAGAAATACTATGTTCTGAAACATCCAGTGTCATGCTAGTTCGGCATTCTACAGTCAGCGAGGATCATGGCATCTGCTAAATTAAATCTGAACTAACCTAGTGCATATCCAATCTCCAGATTTCCAGCCGGGGAGGACCGTGGCATCGGATGGATGGCCACCGGGCGCCAGCATGCCTCCACCGAACCCACTATAATCGTCTTTAGTTGCACCACATCTATAGCAGATTGTTCGGCTTGCATAGTTGTGTGCTCCACAGTTCATGGCATTGCAGTACCAATCCCCTGCCAGGGGTTCTGTCCTGTTTAGTCCATAGGACGATACATCAGTCCCACCGCCAAACTTGGAGCAACTGCATCGTTGGCATGAGTCCCGCTTCTTGAAGTTGATGTGTTGGCATGAACTGCACACCCAATCTCCTTGCCTTATCATTTTGTTTATATCTGAAATTAATTAGAAACAAATAAAGCTATCATCATCACATTCAATTTTGAGGCAACAGAAACAAAACTGTCTTTCAAGCAGAACTAAGAGAAAGCCCATCTCATGCTAGACATAAGAAAGACAAATAGCTAGCTAGAACATAAGTCGTAGAGGCGGCTGTGATTTCAAACAATGGGGGCTCATCCGGAGCTGGAAGGTGAAAGGGTATAGGAAATTATGAAATCAAGATCTCAGAGATGATCTGAAATGCAGTAGAAAGGTTCACCTCGCCTAGATAGATGAAGAAATGAAGTGAACTATGGCAGCTCGGCTTAGCCGCAGTAAGATAAGAGAAGTAGCTAGCTCAAGGAATTGGTGATATTGGTGGATGGGCAGGCATGGTTTATATACATACTTGCTAAGGCCTCACTCATGCTGGGGCCCTGGATGTGCCTTCTCCATTGTTTGTGAGAGCTTCAGATTGTGTTTCCTCAATATGGGATTCCAAATTAAAAGCAGAAATTTCGGAGAGATTTAGATAAAACGTATAGCTCCTCTCTCCTGCATCATGCCATTTTGTTGGGCGGGGGGagctgtatgtatgtatgtacgtacGTATATATGGGAGTGCTTGTAAAGTAGCTAGTGAAGTAGTGTGAGTCCATGCAGAGAGAGAAGATATTTTctcacaaacaaacaaattagcAAACGAACAACCAATAAGAAATACCCCTCTTTATATGATTCTCCAAGCTATATAGGATGATtggaaagggaaagagaaggCTCTGAATTATTATTGTTGAAtttggtgcatatatatatagagagagcgagatatatatatagatatatccaTTTCTAGCAAGGCACTACATATAGATGTACTATTAGCTAGCTAGGCTAGCTATGGGAAGATAAACAGCATGCAGATGCAGCTGCTTTCAGAGATTTTTCATGGATGTCCCCCCATGATGTATGCATGGACGCGCGCGCGCACGTAAATTCTGTTGGTTCTACTTGCAGATGCAACCTTCCCGGGTAGGCGCGCACATGCAAATTGAGGTTAACTTAAAAAGGTAGAGAAACTAACCGTAGAACTTGTCCATGCCCCAGCGCCCGAATCAATTCCTTTTTTAATGCACAATCCATTGTCAAATTCTATTCTTCCACATTTGGATTCTTTCCAGCAATAATTCAAAAGCCAGCCGAATGAAGATTCACATCCAGTTGCATGCTTTGCGTTGCGTATATACATGTTTATTTTGACATCCCCTTCCTTCCCCACCCCTCCCCATCCTTTTCTTCATAAATCAATACGTATGTATGTCTGGCACAACGTTTTACTCGTCATAGAATGTCCCAGGAATATTTTCTTCCTATCTAGACAATGGATGCGGCGGgctacgagagagagagagagagagagaatggttgGTATATGTTCTTCTAGCTAGGAACTATTTTTCAACTTGCTGTGATTTGAAGGCgtgaaaggaaaataattataCTAAGAAGGCAGGTTTGAAGAACAAGTGTTCAATCACTGGTATTCAATCAAATTGATACGGATAGAAGATAGAAGATGCGCAGTACCAATCAAGCTGGCTAAATTACTATTAGAGTTTACTTGAAAGCTGGATGTCACAAATATCGAGTACAACTTAAGTTGCCATGTATATAGatctataaatataatacacaaGTGACAATGAGCGAGAATGCATTGATCTTAAGTTACCAGGCAAGCATCAATGCTTGCGTGTTGGCCTATGATTCGATAAGGAAGAATCCCGATCATCCTCTTTTTTTCAGCCAGACATTGTTTGTGAAGAATATTCCACACACACGcgcgcgcatatatatatattaaacctCAGACAAAGCCTCCCCCAACTCTTTATTCTCGCTATCTCTACCTGTGACGGCTCTCTAAAGGGAGTAAATTCTCCTCAATAATACATCCAGAATCAACATCCTGATGGCTACAGCAAAAGTAGCCGTTGCTTTTCAATTCCTTCTATTATGCCCTTAATTTGCTGGCActcctcccctctctctctctctctttgtctctccAGGAATTGTTATACGATCAGATCAGATGGAACTAGGAAATGGTGCCATATTCACGCAGGTTCTACATTTCCAGTGATTTCAtcattgcattttgtttatcctGCAGATCAGATAGAAATTAAGAAcccttttctttaatttattacaatattaataatttgtacaTCACTTtcttatgtttaatttttttgcatttcatatttgtctttttcattgtttcgaaaccaaaaataaataaaatcttgaaATTAAGCGGCGCCActattttgatgtaattttcatttttatataagaaCTACTACATACTTCTGGAACCActattttgttgtttgtttacAGAGTTGGGAGAgttttttgagataaattttctaaaaatagtttCCAAAAGGCCTAGAGATTTACAAAGTAGCGAACGTTTGAAACCATATTATATAATCGAACCTACctagccaaaaaataaaaataaaaattcaaactttagttGAGAAACTAATTTGACCAGAAGGGTGACATTTATGGTGGAGTAATTAATATGTATCAATATCCT is from Diospyros lotus cultivar Yz01 chromosome 2, ASM1463336v1, whole genome shotgun sequence and encodes:
- the LOC127794178 gene encoding uncharacterized protein LOC127794178 isoform X2, producing the protein MIRQGDWVCSSCQHINFKKRDSCQRCSCSKFGGGTDVSSYGLNRTEPLAGDWYCNAMNCGAHNYASRTICYRCGATKDDYSGFGGGMLAPGGHPSDATVLPGWKSGDWICTRYGCGVHNYASRAECFRCGSTRDLGDTGN
- the LOC127794178 gene encoding uncharacterized protein LOC127794178 isoform X1, with protein sequence MSEALANINKMIRQGDWVCSSCQHINFKKRDSCQRCSCSKFGGGTDVSSYGLNRTEPLAGDWYCNAMNCGAHNYASRTICYRCGATKDDYSGFGGGMLAPGGHPSDATVLPGWKSGDWICTRYGCGVHNYASRAECFRCGSTRDLGDTGN